One Syntrophobacterales bacterium DNA window includes the following coding sequences:
- a CDS encoding FAD-dependent oxidoreductase has protein sequence MTDGNNHSVLIIGGGISGIVCALELNRLGVSVTLIEKEASLGGLAARFCCKASEACNKCFACVADKKLKEINEQSQISQLTGTEITGVAGGPGNYKISLTKAGKVSELAASAIVVAAGIDPFDASGKGEYGYGVIKNVVTARDLEEMLRFQGKICRPSDGKVPQNIAFIQCVGSRDESIGNRYCSQVCCAYALRLIRAIRHKYPEVNATFLYMDIQPAGASFHDFLNACREDKGIRFIRSLPSRVYHSPVTEDLRVRLADTERGEVVEEPFDMVVLSVGMVLNKEAKPLANLLGLGLNEEGFLAGPAPGKGIFVTGACTGPKDIDRSITHAKSTAASVHNFFQGR, from the coding sequence ATGACTGATGGCAATAATCATTCGGTACTCATTATCGGTGGTGGTATCTCCGGTATCGTATGCGCGTTGGAACTTAATCGTCTCGGAGTGTCGGTGACGCTCATAGAAAAAGAGGCGTCCCTGGGCGGGCTTGCCGCCCGCTTCTGCTGCAAGGCATCGGAGGCATGTAACAAGTGCTTCGCCTGTGTTGCAGACAAGAAGCTGAAAGAAATAAACGAGCAATCGCAAATTTCCCAATTAACCGGCACCGAGATTACCGGTGTGGCGGGAGGTCCGGGGAACTATAAGATTTCCCTCACGAAGGCCGGAAAGGTGTCGGAACTTGCAGCGTCAGCCATTGTCGTCGCCGCCGGGATCGACCCCTTCGATGCTTCCGGAAAGGGAGAATACGGATACGGCGTTATCAAGAATGTCGTTACGGCGCGTGACCTGGAAGAAATGCTTCGTTTTCAGGGGAAGATCTGCCGTCCTTCCGACGGCAAAGTGCCGCAAAATATCGCATTTATCCAATGTGTGGGAAGCCGTGACGAGTCGATAGGGAATCGGTACTGTTCTCAGGTCTGCTGCGCCTATGCCCTCCGTCTCATCCGGGCAATCAGGCATAAATATCCCGAGGTCAACGCCACATTCCTGTATATGGACATCCAACCGGCCGGTGCATCCTTTCATGATTTTCTGAATGCTTGTCGGGAGGATAAAGGGATTCGTTTTATCCGATCCCTTCCCTCCAGGGTTTATCATTCTCCGGTTACAGAGGATCTCCGGGTTCGATTGGCGGACACGGAGCGGGGCGAGGTCGTGGAGGAACCCTTCGACATGGTGGTGCTTTCCGTCGGGATGGTCCTGAACAAAGAGGCGAAACCCCTGGCGAACCTTCTCGGTCTTGGTCTGAACGAGGAAGGTTTTCTGGCCGGCCCGGCGCCCGGGAAAGGAATTTTCGTTACCGGCGCCTGCACTGGACCCAAAGACATTGACCGGTCGATAACGCATGCAAAATCGACGGCCGCCTCCGTTCACAATTTTTTCCAAGGCAGGTAA